In Macrobrachium rosenbergii isolate ZJJX-2024 chromosome 4, ASM4041242v1, whole genome shotgun sequence, one genomic interval encodes:
- the LOC136838092 gene encoding uncharacterized protein, with translation MRNAAKEPKEKEGITLRRTDKTAAFVLIRTEEYFDKLDAILSDTTKFKRLLRNPTEDIKREANKIISTVNAATNAVYLPPIDFDHCYLRLLEGSAGDLYEAGIAMGPPLGILLANFYMGTVEECVFERVQQPKKCARYIDDDVFVQADSEEEVEALCQAFQQCSVLNYTVEFSTDERLPFLDVMVTKTERNLKTSVYTKSTNLGLCLNGDSECPARFKNTMVRTFIRRALSHCSTWQDTNKEFERAAQMLYREDESSMKKIVMENITPTEDNKRINLVIYYKNHHTRDLVMKNNPSPPARDPSSRRTWSTNLYVLSEDIPVFILE, from the exons ATGAGGAATGCTGCAAAGGAGccgaaggaaaaggaaggcatcacATTGCGTCGTACTGACAAGACAGCAGCTTTTGTTCTTATACGTACGGAGGAGTATTTCGACAAATTGGATGCCATCCTGTCGGACACGACGAAATTCAAGAGGCTGCTGAGGAACCCCACTGAAGACATCAAGAGGGAAGCTAATAAGatcatcagcactgtgaatgctgccACCAATGCTGTCTATCTTCCCCCCATCGACTTCGACCATTGTTATCt aaggctccttgaaggctctgctggagatttGTATGAAGCTGGCATTGCGATGGGCCCTCCATTGGGCATCCTCCTTGCAAACTTTTACATGGGCACTGTAGAAGAATGTGTCTTTGAGAGAGTCCAGCAGCCGAAGAAATGTGCACGATATATCGACGATGatgtcttcgttcaagcagacagcgaggaggaggttgaagccctttgTCAGGCATTTCAGCAATGTAGTGTgctgaactacactgtcgagttcagcacagacgagcggctccccttcctcgatgttatggtcacaaagacggagcggaacttgaagacatcagtttacacgaaatccaccaatttgggactatGCTTGAATGgagatagcgagtgccctgctaggtttaagaatacGATGGTCAGGACCTTCATTcgaagggccctctcccactgctccacctggcaagacactaacaaggaatttgaacgtgctgcacaaatgttg TACCGCGAAGATgagagctccatgaagaaaattGTCATGGAGAACATCACCCCGACCGAAGATAATAAGAGGATaaatctagtaatatattacaagaaccaCCACACCCGtgatctcgtgatgaagaataacccctctccgccagcaagagatccctcaagcagaagaacgtggtctaccaatttgtatgtcctgtccgaggatatCCCAGtgtttatattggaatga